A segment of the Microbacterium luteolum genome:
TCGACGACGTTCGGCGGCGTCCCGCGGGTGTGCCGCGGCCCCTGGATGACCTGCACGGCGCCGAACGGCGGCACACGCACCTCGACGCTGTTGCCCGGGGCCTTCTCGTCGAGCAGCTGCAGCAGGTAGCGGACGGCGGTGGCGAGATCGGTGCGCTGGGGCGTCGAGCCGGCGGCGTCCGCGGCGCGCACGGCGTCGAGGGCCGTGCGTCCGTCGATGATGTCGATCCTGCGGGAAGGCATGAGAACGAGGGTACGCCTCCGCTCGAGCGCTCGCCCCGACGCCCACCGGACAGGAATAGGCTCGAGTCGATGAGCCCCGACCCCGACACCATGCACGGCGCCCGCGCCGAGCTGCTCGCGACCGCGCAGCGCAGCGACGGGTGGACGAAGGGCTTCCCCGCAGTCCCCATGGGCGCCCATCCGGCATCCGTGCTGGTGCTCTTCGGCCGGCTCGACAGCATCCCGGCACGGACCGACGAGCGGACCGTCGCCGCCGATCTCGACGTGCTGCTGCAGCGCCGGGCCGCCACCCTGTCGTCGCACCCCGGTCAGGTCTCGTTCCCGGGCGGGCGACGCGAGGAGCAGGATGCCGATGCCATCGCCACCGCGCTCCGCGAAGCGCAGGAGGAGACCGGCCTCGACCCTGCCGGCGTCGAGGTGCTGGCGACGCTGCCGGAGATCCCCCTCGCTGCCAGCAACCACCTGGTCACCCCTGTCCTCGGCTGGTGGCGGTCCCCCTCCCGTGTCGTCGCGGTCGATCACGCCGAGACCGTGGACGTGTTCCGCGTCCCCGTCGCACAGCTTCTCGACCCTGAGACCCGCTTCACCTCGGCGCTGCACCGGATGGGGCAGACGTTCTCGGGTCCCGCGTTCGACGTCGACGGCACGATCGTGTGGGGCTTCACGGCCATGGTGCTCGACGCCCTCTTCGACGCCGCCGGTTGGACTCAGCCCTGGGACCGCACGGTCGAGCGGCCGATCGAGCTCTGACCCGCGCAGCGGGGCGAGAGAGCGTCCATCGGTGTTCACAATTCAGCAAGAACTCGTCCGGAACGCACCGGAACTCCCCCGGCACGCACCTTCCATCCCGATTCGACTGAATTGTGAACGCCGCACGCGCACACCGAAACGCGGCGGCCACGCTCGGTAGGCTGGACCGGTGAAGATTCTCGTCCTCGGTTCCGGTGCTCGTGAGCACGCGATCATCCTCGCTCTGCGAGCCGAGCAGGCGGAGCACGAGATCTTCGTCTCCCCCGGAAACGCCGGCATCGCGCAGGACGCCACCCCCGTCACGGTCGATCCGCTCGACGGCGCGGCGGTGACCGCGTTCGCGAACGAGCACGCGATCAACCTCGTCGTGGTCGGACCCGAAGCCCCCTTGGTCGCTGGTGTCGCGGATGCCCTGCGCGCACACGGCGTGCCGGTGTTCGGACCGGGCAAGGCCGCGGCGCAGCTCGAGGGCTCGAAGTCGTTCGCGAAGCGGGTGATGGATACCGCGGGCGTGCCGACCGGGCGCGCCGTGCGCGCCTCCACCATCGCCGACGTCGAGGCCGCGTTCGACGAACTCGGCGCTCCGTACGTGGTCAAGGCCGACGGCCTGGCCGCGGGCAAGGGCGTCATCGTCACCTCCGACCGCGCGGAAGCCCTCGCCCACGCCGAGCACTATCTCCCCTCGGGTCCCGTGCTGGTCGAGGAGTTCCTGTCCGGTCCCGAGGTCTCGCTGTTCTTCCTGAGCGACGGCGACACGGTCCGCGCGCTCAGCCCCGCGCAGGACTTCAAGCGCGCGCTCGACGGCGACGCCGGCCCCAACACGGGCGGTATGGGCGCCTACTCGCCGCTGCCGTGGCTCGCCGAGCAGTTCGGCAGCGAGCAGGCCTTCGTCGACGAGGTCACCCGCGACGTCGCGCTCCCTGTCATCCGTCAGCTCGACGCCGAAGG
Coding sequences within it:
- a CDS encoding sterol carrier family protein, with protein sequence MPSRRIDIIDGRTALDAVRAADAAGSTPQRTDLATAVRYLLQLLDEKAPGNSVEVRVPPFGAVQVIQGPRHTRGTPPNVVEMDAATWIALATGAEAWTDAETAGRIAASGTRASLVDVLPLRP
- a CDS encoding NUDIX hydrolase; the encoded protein is MSPDPDTMHGARAELLATAQRSDGWTKGFPAVPMGAHPASVLVLFGRLDSIPARTDERTVAADLDVLLQRRAATLSSHPGQVSFPGGRREEQDADAIATALREAQEETGLDPAGVEVLATLPEIPLAASNHLVTPVLGWWRSPSRVVAVDHAETVDVFRVPVAQLLDPETRFTSALHRMGQTFSGPAFDVDGTIVWGFTAMVLDALFDAAGWTQPWDRTVERPIEL
- the purD gene encoding phosphoribosylamine--glycine ligase encodes the protein MKILVLGSGAREHAIILALRAEQAEHEIFVSPGNAGIAQDATPVTVDPLDGAAVTAFANEHAINLVVVGPEAPLVAGVADALRAHGVPVFGPGKAAAQLEGSKSFAKRVMDTAGVPTGRAVRASTIADVEAAFDELGAPYVVKADGLAAGKGVIVTSDRAEALAHAEHYLPSGPVLVEEFLSGPEVSLFFLSDGDTVRALSPAQDFKRALDGDAGPNTGGMGAYSPLPWLAEQFGSEQAFVDEVTRDVALPVIRQLDAEGTPFIGLLYAGLILTPAGVRVIEFNARFGDPETQIVLPRLVTPLSELLFAAASGTLEDQPQPVFSDDVAITVVLASEGYPEAPQTGRPIEGLEDAAAVEGVRLVHAATASPDAPGGSLVATGGRVLNVVAVASDFRTARDRAYEAIGRIRLDGSHYRTDIAARVAE